A window of Spirochaetales bacterium contains these coding sequences:
- a CDS encoding DUF362 domain-containing protein: protein MNISRSIVSLIRCSSYEKERVDAAIKKGVDLLGGPASFFKTGEMILVKPNVLFGENPKKCVSTHPAVFDATCRMLLDAGGRLSYGDSSGFGSFKTNMKGAGLFQVAEDLGIPMADFTHGKEVVFSDSPFTRKFTIAEGALACDSIVSLAKLKTHGLLRITGAVKNQFGCIPGLLKPQFHVKLSKPYDFARMLVSLNLLLKPKLYIMDGIMAMEGNGPRGGDPVPMNVLLFSADPVALDAVACRLIDLDPEYVPTNTIGREYGLGTWKADEIEIKGDIPEKLKNRAFRVTRKPIKDVKTVNLPPFFRNAFTARPVIDAERCTRCGTCVSLCPVKPKALKFPAGNNGSPPAYDYEQCIRCYCCQEICPEKAIYIKRPLLSGVFGWG from the coding sequence ATGAATATATCCCGGTCGATTGTCTCACTTATCAGGTGTTCTTCATATGAAAAGGAAAGAGTCGATGCCGCGATTAAAAAGGGGGTGGACCTGCTCGGCGGTCCCGCCTCTTTTTTCAAAACAGGTGAAATGATTCTTGTCAAACCCAATGTCCTTTTCGGTGAGAACCCAAAAAAGTGCGTCTCTACACACCCGGCCGTTTTCGATGCGACATGCAGAATGCTGCTTGATGCGGGGGGCCGGCTTTCCTACGGGGATTCTTCGGGATTCGGGAGTTTTAAGACAAATATGAAAGGGGCGGGCCTTTTTCAGGTCGCGGAGGACCTCGGTATTCCTATGGCTGATTTCACGCACGGGAAGGAGGTCGTCTTCAGTGATTCGCCCTTTACCAGAAAGTTTACGATTGCCGAAGGGGCGCTTGCCTGCGACAGTATCGTAAGCCTTGCGAAACTGAAAACCCATGGGCTACTCCGGATCACCGGGGCGGTTAAAAATCAGTTTGGATGTATTCCCGGATTACTCAAGCCGCAGTTCCATGTCAAACTCAGTAAACCATACGATTTTGCCAGAATGCTTGTGTCATTGAACCTTCTTCTGAAACCGAAACTTTATATTATGGACGGGATCATGGCCATGGAAGGAAACGGACCGCGGGGAGGGGATCCCGTCCCCATGAATGTGCTTCTTTTTTCCGCCGACCCGGTCGCACTCGACGCTGTGGCGTGCAGGCTGATCGATCTCGATCCCGAATATGTCCCGACCAATACGATCGGGCGTGAATACGGTCTCGGCACATGGAAAGCGGATGAGATCGAAATCAAGGGGGATATTCCGGAAAAACTCAAAAACAGGGCTTTCCGTGTCACGAGGAAACCGATAAAAGATGTGAAGACAGTCAATCTTCCACCGTTCTTCCGCAACGCGTTTACCGCTCGACCCGTTATCGATGCGGAGCGGTGTACGAGGTGCGGCACATGTGTTTCGCTCTGTCCCGTGAAACCAAAGGCATTGAAATTTCCCGCCGGGAATAACGGTTCACCCCCCGCCTATGATTATGAACAATGTATCCGGTGTTACTGCTGTCAGGAAATCTGTC